The following are encoded together in the Cyanobacterium aponinum PCC 10605 genome:
- a CDS encoding type II toxin-antitoxin system RelE family toxin: protein MVNNSTNLDIKKLKGRLEFRLRVGKYRILFIEDIDNNLYVITTIGSRGDVYK from the coding sequence TTGGTTAATAATTCTACTAATCTTGATATTAAAAAGTTAAAAGGACGTTTAGAATTTCGTTTAAGAGTGGGGAAATATCGTATTTTATTTATAGAAGATATTGATAATAATTTATATGTTATTACAACAATTGGTTCAAGAGGAGATGTTTATAAATGA
- a CDS encoding DUF4926 domain-containing protein, protein MNKPELLDAIELLVDIAQYSLRKGEQGTIVEDYENEFYEVEFTNRKGEATALCTINQDKFTVVWSAKTQQWLTFVV, encoded by the coding sequence ATGAATAAACCTGAATTATTAGATGCGATCGAACTATTAGTAGATATTGCTCAATATAGTCTAAGAAAAGGAGAACAAGGCACAATAGTTGAAGATTATGAAAATGAATTCTATGAAGTAGAATTTACCAACAGAAAAGGAGAAGCCACAGCTTTATGCACGATTAATCAAGATAAATTTACGGTGGTTTGGAGTGCAAAAACTCAGCAATGGTTAACTTTCGTTGTTTAA
- the htpG gene encoding molecular chaperone HtpG, which translates to MTTILEKGNITIHTENIFPIIKKSLYTDHEIFLRELISNSVDAISKAKMASLAGEFSQELPEPEISITIDKEKKTLAISDNGIGMTVEEVKKYINQVAFSSAEDFITKYGKTANDLIGHFGLGFYSAFMVAKQVEIDTLSYRDGSTAVHWTCDGSPEFQLSDSSLTTPGTTITLTIMDEETEYLEEARIKGLIKKYSDFVPVAIKMNGETINRQKALWKESPQDLTDDDYLEFYRYLYPFQEDPLLWVHLSTDYPFLLNGILYFPKLKPDVDVTKGQIKLFCNQVFVSDHCEEIIPEFLMPLRGVIDSPDIPLNVSRSALTNHRTVRRIADFITKKIGDRLKSLYNDNKGEYIRCWEDVGTFVKYGALRDDKFKKQVEDLIIFRTTYEANQGEEKAKVEVQSGDDDAWSDVKTDESYPYTTLKEYLERNKAKHENRVFYTTNAQTQSTYIDLYKNQGIEVLYMDSFIDNNYFIPFLEREYTDVKFSRVDSELDSNLVEEDKAGEIVNPQTNKTRADEIKEIFEKAINKPKVNIKTQSLKAEKQEETPPAMVLLPEAMRRFQEMTAMMQQREMQFPDEHMLVINISHPLIENIYQLSKSSIIQAGGESSNQEMVNLMCQYVYDLALMAQRAFDAQGMTDFVVRSNQVLTKLTKR; encoded by the coding sequence ATGACTACTATCTTGGAAAAAGGAAATATTACGATTCATACCGAGAATATATTTCCCATCATCAAAAAATCCCTTTATACTGATCACGAAATCTTTTTAAGAGAATTAATTTCCAACTCTGTGGATGCGATTTCTAAAGCAAAAATGGCATCTTTAGCAGGGGAATTTAGTCAAGAATTGCCTGAACCCGAAATTTCAATTACTATTGATAAGGAGAAAAAAACCCTTGCCATTAGCGATAATGGTATCGGTATGACAGTAGAAGAAGTTAAAAAATATATCAACCAAGTTGCCTTTTCTAGTGCGGAAGATTTTATCACTAAATATGGTAAAACCGCTAATGATTTAATTGGGCATTTTGGTTTGGGTTTTTACTCTGCTTTTATGGTAGCTAAACAGGTAGAAATCGATACTTTATCTTATCGTGATGGTTCTACTGCGGTACACTGGACTTGTGATGGTTCACCTGAATTTCAATTGAGTGATTCTAGTCTTACAACCCCCGGTACAACCATTACCCTTACCATCATGGATGAGGAAACGGAGTATTTAGAGGAAGCAAGAATCAAAGGTTTAATCAAAAAATACTCTGATTTTGTACCTGTAGCCATTAAAATGAACGGGGAAACCATCAACCGTCAAAAGGCTTTATGGAAAGAATCCCCTCAAGATTTGACCGATGACGACTACTTAGAATTTTATCGTTATCTCTATCCTTTTCAAGAAGATCCTTTACTCTGGGTACATTTAAGCACGGATTATCCATTTTTACTCAATGGTATCCTATATTTCCCCAAATTGAAACCCGATGTTGATGTCACTAAAGGACAAATTAAGTTATTCTGTAATCAAGTATTTGTTAGTGATCATTGTGAGGAGATTATTCCAGAGTTTTTGATGCCTTTGCGTGGTGTCATTGATAGCCCTGATATTCCCTTAAACGTTTCTCGCAGTGCCTTAACTAATCATCGTACTGTTAGACGTATTGCAGACTTTATTACTAAAAAAATCGGCGATCGCCTCAAGTCTTTATATAATGATAACAAGGGTGAATATATCCGTTGTTGGGAAGATGTCGGCACTTTTGTCAAATATGGTGCATTAAGAGATGATAAATTCAAGAAACAAGTAGAAGACTTAATTATTTTCCGCACTACCTATGAGGCAAATCAAGGGGAAGAAAAAGCCAAAGTTGAGGTACAATCTGGAGATGATGATGCTTGGTCAGATGTTAAAACCGATGAAAGCTATCCTTACACTACCCTCAAAGAATATTTAGAGAGAAACAAAGCCAAACACGAAAATCGAGTCTTCTACACTACTAACGCTCAAACCCAAAGCACCTATATTGATTTGTATAAAAATCAAGGGATTGAAGTGTTATACATGGATTCTTTCATCGATAATAACTACTTTATTCCCTTCCTTGAGAGAGAATACACTGATGTTAAATTTTCCCGGGTTGACTCAGAATTAGACTCTAACTTGGTAGAAGAAGATAAAGCAGGAGAAATCGTCAATCCTCAAACCAATAAAACCCGTGCCGATGAAATCAAGGAAATATTCGAGAAGGCAATTAATAAGCCAAAGGTGAATATCAAAACTCAGTCACTGAAAGCAGAAAAACAGGAAGAAACTCCCCCCGCAATGGTGTTGTTACCTGAAGCTATGCGTCGTTTCCAAGAGATGACGGCAATGATGCAACAAAGGGAAATGCAGTTTCCTGATGAACATATGTTAGTAATTAACATCTCACATCCTTTGATTGAAAATATCTATCAACTCAGTAAATCCTCAATTATTCAGGCAGGAGGAGAGTCTTCTAATCAGGAAATGGTTAACCTCATGTGTCAATATGTCTATGATTTAGCTTTGATGGCACAACGGGCTTTTGACGCACAGGGTATGACAGACTTTGTGGTGCGATCGAACCAAGTGTTAACTAAACTAACCAAGCGCTAA